The Thermoclostridium stercorarium subsp. stercorarium DSM 8532 genome contains a region encoding:
- a CDS encoding cellulose binding domain-containing protein, whose protein sequence is MEPVEPVEGVLIIQSFNANTQEISNSIMPRFRIYNSGNTSIPLSEVKLRYYYTVDGDKPQNFWCDWASIGSSNVTGTFVKMDGATTGADYYLEIGFTPQAGTLEPGASIEVQGRFSKIDWTDYTQTNDYSFNPTASSYVDFNKITAYISGNLVYGIEP, encoded by the coding sequence GTGGAGCCCGTGGAACCGGTTGAAGGAGTACTTATAATTCAGTCCTTCAATGCCAATACTCAGGAGATAAGCAATTCCATAATGCCAAGATTCAGGATTTACAATAGCGGGAATACAAGTATACCTTTGTCTGAGGTAAAGTTAAGGTATTACTATACCGTGGACGGTGATAAACCCCAGAATTTCTGGTGCGACTGGGCAAGCATAGGCAGCAGCAATGTAACCGGAACCTTCGTGAAGATGGACGGTGCCACGACCGGCGCTGACTATTACCTTGAAATCGGTTTTACACCACAGGCCGGAACCCTTGAGCCCGGAGCTTCAATTGAGGTTCAGGGAAGATTTTCAAAGATTGATTGGACCGATTATACTCAGACCAATGATTATTCCTTTAATCCGACGGCAAGCAGTTATGTGGATTTTAATAAAATTACGGCATACATTTCTGGGAATCTGGTATACGGTATAGAGCCGTAA